From Hymenobacter sedentarius, a single genomic window includes:
- a CDS encoding alpha/beta fold hydrolase — protein sequence MLLQVPGYAETRYPAPVEGDFVLPQFRFVSGETLPALNVHYTTVGQPRKDRSGKVVNAVVIMHGTTGAGNNFLSEQFAGRLFGPGQLLDAAKYYIILPDAIGHGKSSKPSNGLRMQFPKYTYDDMVLADYRLLTEKLGVGHARLIMGTSMGGMETWVWGYKYPDFMDALMPLASLPAEIAGRNRMLRKMAIDLIEMDPEWKGGAYTAQPKTGLTGAISSLIFMTSSPKQMQKAAPTRELAEAALAKTEARFFSSLDANDMIYQFDASRDYNPAPHLAAIKAPLFAINSADDQVNPPELGILEVEIKKVPKGRYILLPITDLTTGHGTHSNPAIWGSYLQELLVLMEKGKNVSN from the coding sequence GTGCTACTGCAGGTGCCCGGCTACGCCGAAACCCGCTACCCGGCTCCAGTAGAGGGCGATTTTGTGCTGCCTCAGTTTCGGTTTGTGAGCGGCGAAACGTTACCCGCACTGAACGTACACTACACCACGGTGGGCCAGCCGCGCAAAGACCGCAGCGGCAAAGTGGTGAACGCCGTGGTGATAATGCACGGCACCACCGGCGCGGGCAATAACTTTCTGAGCGAGCAGTTTGCCGGCCGCCTGTTTGGGCCGGGGCAGCTGCTGGATGCGGCCAAATACTACATCATCCTGCCCGATGCCATTGGCCACGGCAAGTCCAGCAAACCCAGTAACGGGCTGCGCATGCAGTTCCCGAAGTACACCTACGACGACATGGTACTGGCCGACTACCGGTTGCTCACCGAAAAGCTGGGCGTGGGGCACGCCCGACTGATAATGGGCACGTCCATGGGCGGCATGGAAACCTGGGTATGGGGCTACAAATACCCCGATTTCATGGATGCGCTGATGCCGCTGGCCAGCCTGCCGGCAGAAATAGCCGGCCGCAACCGCATGCTCCGCAAAATGGCCATCGACCTGATTGAGATGGACCCCGAATGGAAAGGCGGCGCCTACACCGCCCAGCCCAAAACCGGCCTCACCGGGGCCATTTCGTCGCTGATTTTCATGACCAGCAGCCCCAAGCAAATGCAGAAGGCGGCACCCACCCGCGAGCTGGCCGAAGCCGCCCTGGCCAAAACCGAGGCGCGCTTTTTCAGCTCATTGGATGCCAACGACATGATTTATCAGTTTGATGCTTCCCGCGACTACAACCCCGCCCCGCACCTGGCCGCTATCAAGGCGCCGCTATTCGCCATCAATTCCGCCGACGACCAAGTGAATCCGCCCGAGCTAGGCATCCTGGAAGTCGAAATCAAGAAGGTGCCGAAAGGCCGCTACATCCTGCTGCCCATCACCGACCTCACCACCGGCCACGGCACCCACTCCAACCCCGCCATCTGGGGCAGCTACCTCCAGGAGCTTTTGGTGCTAATGGAGAAAGGCAAGAACGTTTCCAACTAG
- a CDS encoding FAD-dependent oxidoreductase translates to MPTKIPNPARTSGATISSWFGTAPALPPFEPLAEDTTTDVVIVGGGIAGLTTAYLLSKEGHKVLLLEDGELASGESGRTTAHLSYALDDRYATLENLFGREGAQLAAESHASAIDKIEQIVQAEQIDCDFTRLDGFLFLHADGTHQELMEERDAAHRAGLPAVEWLPNAGTTGFEPGECLRWPGQGQFHILKYLAGLTQAIVLQGGRICTRTHVSEVHGGPHAHIVTEDGTVARAKRAIVVATNTPFNDRVVMHTKQHPYRTYVVGARVPKGSVTKALYWDMADPYHYVRLQEVSAGPRGGQTDYDLLIVGGEDHKTGQADDPSAHLRCLEEWTRDRFPMVRDFEYRWSGQVMEPTDGLGYAGRNPLDADNVFIITGDSGHGMTHGTLGPMVVADLLAGRDNAWAKLYDPGRITLKRESAQEYLKENLNVAIEYTDLLTGGDVSTVEEIPNGSGAVMRRGITKVAVYKDEKGAVHECSAICPHLHCVVHWNGLEKSWDCPCHGSRFTALGELLSGPANTGLAPA, encoded by the coding sequence ATGCCCACAAAAATCCCCAATCCCGCGCGTACTTCTGGTGCTACTATTTCGTCGTGGTTTGGTACGGCACCTGCCCTGCCACCCTTTGAGCCACTGGCTGAGGATACGACCACGGATGTGGTAATAGTGGGGGGCGGAATCGCGGGCCTGACCACCGCGTATCTGCTCAGCAAGGAAGGGCACAAAGTGCTGCTGCTGGAAGACGGGGAGCTGGCCAGCGGGGAGTCGGGCCGCACTACCGCGCACCTCTCGTATGCCCTCGACGACCGGTACGCCACGCTCGAAAACCTCTTTGGCCGAGAAGGCGCCCAGCTGGCGGCCGAAAGCCACGCGTCGGCCATCGACAAGATTGAGCAGATTGTGCAGGCCGAACAAATCGACTGCGACTTTACCCGGCTCGACGGCTTCCTGTTCCTGCACGCCGACGGCACGCACCAGGAGCTGATGGAAGAGCGCGACGCCGCCCACCGCGCCGGGCTGCCGGCCGTAGAATGGCTGCCCAACGCCGGCACCACGGGCTTCGAGCCCGGGGAGTGCCTGCGCTGGCCGGGCCAGGGGCAGTTCCACATTCTCAAATACCTGGCGGGCCTCACCCAGGCCATTGTGCTGCAGGGCGGCCGCATCTGCACCCGCACCCACGTGAGCGAGGTGCACGGCGGCCCGCACGCCCACATCGTAACCGAAGACGGCACCGTGGCCCGGGCCAAACGGGCCATTGTGGTGGCCACCAACACACCCTTCAACGACCGCGTGGTGATGCACACCAAGCAGCACCCGTACCGTACCTACGTGGTGGGCGCCCGCGTGCCCAAGGGCTCGGTGACCAAGGCGCTGTACTGGGACATGGCCGACCCCTACCACTACGTGCGCCTGCAGGAAGTGTCCGCTGGGCCCCGCGGTGGCCAAACCGATTACGATCTGCTGATTGTGGGCGGCGAAGACCACAAAACCGGCCAGGCCGACGACCCGAGCGCCCACCTGCGCTGCCTGGAGGAATGGACGCGCGACCGGTTCCCGATGGTGAGGGACTTCGAATACCGCTGGTCGGGCCAGGTGATGGAGCCCACCGACGGCCTGGGCTACGCCGGCCGCAACCCGCTCGACGCCGACAATGTCTTCATCATCACCGGCGATTCGGGGCATGGCATGACGCACGGCACGCTCGGGCCCATGGTGGTGGCCGACCTGCTCGCCGGCCGCGACAACGCCTGGGCCAAGCTCTACGACCCCGGCCGCATCACCCTCAAGCGGGAAAGCGCCCAGGAATACCTCAAGGAAAACCTGAACGTGGCCATTGAGTACACCGACTTGCTCACGGGCGGCGACGTGAGCACCGTGGAGGAAATCCCCAACGGCTCGGGCGCGGTGATGCGGCGCGGCATCACCAAAGTGGCCGTGTACAAAGACGAAAAAGGTGCCGTGCACGAATGCTCGGCCATCTGCCCGCACCTACACTGCGTGGTGCATTGGAATGGCTTGGAAAAAAGCTGGGACTGCCCCTGCCACGGCTCGCGCTTCACGGCCCTGGGCGAGCTGCTGAGCGGCCCGGCCAATACCGGCCTGGCGCCCGCCTAA
- a CDS encoding DNA integrity scanning protein DisA nucleotide-binding domain protein, translating to MSSLALAPAPAPTLLWPHQTRYHKAAQALAQDLFDALDDDLKPQVVLLALPTDPTLPARCLEPEDCGLPAAPFADAVARGRVFQRTTPRPYPERDDATPAMIRRKHEGLGVRDAVQETLDALDEHATHQHFAGWPVEIRGHFVVTVLRLQRKPLRAYPSLRPHRFYTDGRPLAPSLLVAAMYRFNEEGVKALSEAEPGASIFIRPRESEELLRGAGKTLLDTPAQALGLDPATTKLFATCNTISSLRYEGAEGVGKMLLARRGHPNVEEIFALTCPTELTDYRAVRKLLEMTTPDVHLLADGDNVYALGRQIGQYDAVREDLFVVNFVTHYSWELQHAGHVLLRSHYGLPGLPRTRLSRTSFRRALKHTFGLTDAPKVERLWDVVLEASRQKHGTLLVITTEALAEADRLKLQCTLIEPVPLTPLITRLVTSIDGAVLLDPEGYCYSIGVILDGRASGRGDSTRGARYNSALRYVESSDYPCLAVVVSEDGLVDVITSEREPKEIKL from the coding sequence ATGTCTTCCCTCGCTCTCGCTCCCGCTCCCGCGCCCACCCTGCTCTGGCCCCACCAAACGCGCTACCACAAAGCCGCGCAGGCCCTGGCGCAGGACCTGTTCGATGCCCTCGACGACGACCTGAAGCCGCAGGTGGTGCTGCTGGCCCTGCCCACCGACCCCACCCTGCCCGCCCGCTGCCTCGAGCCGGAAGACTGCGGCCTGCCCGCCGCGCCCTTTGCCGATGCCGTGGCTCGCGGCCGGGTTTTCCAGCGCACCACGCCCCGCCCCTACCCCGAGCGCGACGACGCAACCCCGGCCATGATTCGGCGCAAGCACGAGGGCCTGGGCGTGCGCGACGCAGTACAGGAAACCCTCGACGCCCTCGACGAGCACGCCACCCACCAGCACTTTGCCGGCTGGCCGGTTGAAATCCGCGGCCACTTTGTGGTCACGGTGCTGCGCCTGCAGCGCAAGCCGCTGCGGGCCTATCCGTCGCTGCGGCCCCACCGCTTCTATACCGACGGCCGGCCGCTGGCCCCCTCGCTGCTGGTAGCGGCCATGTACCGCTTCAACGAGGAAGGCGTGAAGGCGCTGAGCGAGGCCGAGCCGGGCGCCAGCATTTTCATTCGCCCCCGCGAAAGCGAGGAGCTGCTGCGCGGCGCCGGCAAAACCCTGCTCGACACGCCCGCCCAGGCCCTGGGCCTCGACCCGGCCACCACCAAGCTGTTTGCTACCTGCAACACCATCAGCAGCCTGCGCTACGAGGGCGCCGAGGGCGTGGGCAAGATGCTGCTGGCCCGCCGCGGCCACCCCAACGTGGAGGAAATCTTCGCCCTCACCTGCCCCACCGAGCTAACGGATTACCGCGCCGTGCGCAAGCTGCTGGAGATGACCACGCCCGACGTGCACCTGCTCGCCGACGGCGACAACGTGTACGCCCTGGGCCGCCAGATTGGGCAGTACGACGCCGTACGTGAGGATTTGTTCGTCGTCAATTTCGTCACGCATTATTCCTGGGAGCTGCAACACGCCGGCCACGTGCTGCTGCGCTCGCACTACGGCCTGCCCGGCCTGCCCCGCACCCGCCTCAGCCGCACCAGCTTCCGGCGCGCCCTCAAGCACACCTTCGGCCTTACCGACGCCCCCAAAGTGGAGCGCCTCTGGGACGTGGTGCTCGAAGCCAGCCGCCAGAAGCACGGCACCTTGTTGGTCATCACCACCGAGGCGCTGGCCGAAGCCGACCGGCTCAAGCTGCAATGCACGCTCATTGAGCCGGTGCCGCTCACGCCGCTCATCACCCGTTTGGTCACCAGCATCGACGGCGCCGTGCTGCTCGACCCCGAAGGCTACTGCTACTCCATCGGCGTCATCCTCGACGGCCGCGCCTCGGGCCGCGGCGACAGCACCCGCGGGGCCCGCTACAACTCGGCCCTGCGTTACGTGGAAAGCTCCGATTACCCCTGCCTGGCCGTGGTGGTGAGCGAAGACGGGCTGGTGGATGTAATTACAAGCGAGCGGGAGCCTAAGGAGATAAAATTGTAG
- a CDS encoding RidA family protein, whose product MSEQQPSRAPEPVGAYPYTRRVGNLLFLSGVGPRQRGEPNVPGVEVDEDGNILKYDFERQCHAVFQNVRYILEEAGAEWDDLVDVTVFLTNMQDDFPVYNRLYAEYFATAQPCRTTLEINCLPTPIAIELKCIAALKDKQ is encoded by the coding sequence ATGAGTGAGCAGCAACCGTCCCGCGCCCCCGAGCCCGTCGGGGCGTATCCGTACACCCGCCGCGTGGGCAATTTGCTGTTTCTCTCGGGCGTGGGGCCGCGCCAGCGGGGCGAGCCCAACGTGCCCGGGGTGGAAGTGGATGAGGACGGCAACATTCTCAAGTACGACTTTGAGCGCCAGTGCCACGCCGTGTTTCAGAACGTGCGCTACATCCTGGAAGAAGCCGGCGCCGAGTGGGACGACCTGGTGGACGTGACCGTGTTCCTGACCAACATGCAGGACGACTTTCCGGTGTACAACCGCCTCTACGCCGAGTACTTCGCCACGGCCCAGCCCTGCCGCACCACGCTCGAAATCAACTGCCTGCCCACGCCCATTGCCATTGAGTTGAAATGCATCGCCGCGCTTAAGGACAAACAATAA
- a CDS encoding bestrophin family protein has protein sequence MYVRKNIRFGVVWSLSWRSLLLFTLYDSAICLLYEYGGVRWIDIPWSPVATLGTAVAFYIGFKSNGSYDRFWEGRQLWGTIVNVSRTWSIRVFHFVEPMAGDRLPDSEDVRDLHQRLLYRQIAWVNALRLHLRRETVELWDAEVAPFLDPAEDADVRRMSNPPTHLLRQQSDELRQLHQRGLLTEFRHVAMMDTIQDMFNAQGGCERIKNTPFPRQYAFFSFVFVWVFAAVLPLGLVAEFAKMGPGHIWLMVPFAVLVSGVFNTIELVGHTSENPFENQMNDVPMTAICRSIEIDLRELLGETELPPKTEPVKDVLF, from the coding sequence ATGTACGTTCGTAAAAATATTCGCTTCGGGGTGGTCTGGAGCCTGTCGTGGCGCAGCCTGCTTCTGTTCACTTTGTACGACTCGGCCATTTGCCTGCTGTACGAGTACGGGGGCGTGCGCTGGATTGACATTCCGTGGTCGCCGGTGGCCACGCTGGGCACGGCCGTGGCCTTCTACATCGGCTTCAAGAGCAACGGCAGCTATGACCGGTTCTGGGAGGGGCGGCAGCTGTGGGGCACCATCGTGAACGTGAGCCGCACCTGGTCCATTCGGGTATTTCATTTTGTGGAGCCCATGGCCGGCGACCGCCTGCCCGATTCCGAAGACGTACGCGACCTGCACCAGCGCCTGCTCTACCGCCAGATAGCCTGGGTAAACGCCCTGCGCCTGCACCTGCGCCGCGAAACCGTCGAACTCTGGGACGCCGAAGTGGCGCCCTTTCTCGACCCCGCCGAAGACGCCGACGTGCGCCGCATGAGCAACCCGCCCACCCACCTGCTGCGCCAGCAAAGCGACGAGCTGCGCCAGCTGCACCAGCGCGGGCTGCTCACCGAGTTCCGCCACGTGGCGATGATGGACACCATCCAGGACATGTTCAACGCCCAGGGCGGCTGCGAGCGCATCAAAAACACGCCGTTTCCGCGGCAGTACGCGTTTTTTAGCTTCGTCTTTGTGTGGGTGTTTGCCGCCGTGCTGCCGCTGGGCCTGGTGGCCGAGTTTGCCAAAATGGGCCCCGGCCACATCTGGCTCATGGTGCCCTTTGCCGTGCTGGTGTCGGGCGTGTTCAACACCATTGAGCTGGTGGGCCACACCAGCGAAAACCCCTTCGAAAACCAAATGAACGACGTGCCGATGACGGCCATTTGCCGCAGCATCGAAATCGACCTGCGCGAGCTGCTGGGCGAAACTGAATTGCCGCCCAAAACCGAGCCCGTGAAAGATGTGCTGTTCTAG
- a CDS encoding energy transducer TonB, giving the protein MKSPLLLLFSCLCCFGMSAQAQKRKMPPKPSASEVYDSVAQPAVPIGGTERYAQFLASHQKYPTNAMLKGIQGTVKVSFIVEKTGTVNDVKVETPVSPELDAEAIRLIKSGPKWTPAKHLRSQVVRQRVVVPVSFVMSPGSEVVRTTAKERPITTSAADIAASAHPDRPAVVAPDRPTQPVGGNQAFFDWIEKNQKYPLLARQRKIQGKVMVEFVVQTDGSLTDARVVKRMGSGLDDEALRLIKAAPKWEPAIYQGKPIKQKMVLPVLFQL; this is encoded by the coding sequence ATGAAATCCCCGCTGCTCCTACTGTTTAGCTGCCTCTGCTGCTTTGGCATGAGTGCCCAGGCCCAGAAGCGCAAGATGCCGCCCAAGCCGTCGGCCTCGGAAGTGTACGACTCGGTGGCCCAACCCGCCGTGCCCATCGGGGGCACCGAGCGCTACGCCCAGTTTCTGGCCTCCCACCAAAAATACCCCACCAACGCCATGCTCAAAGGCATTCAGGGCACGGTGAAGGTCAGCTTTATCGTAGAGAAAACCGGCACCGTAAACGACGTAAAAGTGGAAACGCCGGTGTCGCCGGAGCTCGACGCCGAAGCCATTCGCCTCATTAAAAGCGGCCCCAAATGGACGCCCGCCAAGCACCTGCGCAGCCAGGTGGTGCGGCAGCGCGTGGTGGTGCCGGTTTCGTTTGTGATGTCGCCGGGCAGCGAAGTGGTGCGCACCACGGCCAAGGAGCGCCCCATCACTACCTCGGCCGCCGACATTGCCGCCTCCGCCCACCCCGACCGCCCCGCCGTGGTGGCGCCCGACCGGCCCACGCAGCCCGTGGGCGGCAACCAGGCCTTTTTCGACTGGATTGAGAAAAACCAGAAATACCCGCTGCTGGCCCGCCAGCGCAAAATTCAGGGCAAGGTCATGGTCGAGTTTGTGGTGCAGACCGATGGCAGCCTGACCGATGCCCGCGTGGTAAAGCGAATGGGCTCCGGCCTCGACGACGAAGCATTGCGCCTCATCAAGGCCGCACCGAAGTGGGAGCCGGCCATTTATCAGGGCAAGCCGATAAAGCAAAAGATGGTGTTGCCGGTTCTATTCCAATTGTAG